One genomic region from Mauremys reevesii isolate NIE-2019 linkage group 7, ASM1616193v1, whole genome shotgun sequence encodes:
- the ATAD1 gene encoding outer mitochondrial transmembrane helix translocase has translation MVHAEAFSRPLSRNEVVGLIFRLTIFGAVTYFTIKWMVDAIDPTRKQKVEAQKQAEKLMKQIGVKNVKLTEYEMSIAAHLVDPLSMHVTWSDIAGLDDVITDLKDTVILPIKKKHLFENSRLLQPPKGVLLYGPPGCGKTLIAKATAKEAGCRFINLQPSTLTDKWYGESQKLAAAVFSLAVKLQPSIIFIDEIDSFLRSRSSSDHEATAMMKAQFMSLWDGLDTDYSCQVIVMGATNRPQDLDSAIMRRMPTRFHINQPALKQREAILKLILKNENVDRHVDLLKIAKETDGFSGSDLKEMCRDAALLCVREYVNSTHEESHDEDEIRPVQQQDLHRAIEKMRKSKDATLQNVLMHVSLD, from the exons ATGGTTCATGCTGAAGCCTTTTCTCGCCCCCTGAGTCGGAATGAAGTTGTTGGTTTAATTTTCCGTTTGACGATATTTGGTGCGGTAACTTATTTTACCATTAAATGGATGGTAGATGCAATTGATCCAACCAGGAAGCAAAAAGTGGAAGCCCAGAAACAG GCAGAAAAACTAATGAAGCAGATTGGGGTGAAAAATGTCAAGCTTACTGAATATGAAATGAGCATTGCTGCACATCTAGTAGACCCTCTTAGCATGCAT GTAACCTGGAGTGATATTGCAGGTTTAGATGATGTCATTACAGATCTGAAGGACACAGTCATTTTACCTATCAAGAAGAAACATTTGTTTGAGAATTCCAGACTCTTGCAGCCACCAAAAG GAGTACTTCTCTATGGCCCTCCAGGTTGTGGTAAAACTCTGATTGCCAAAGCtacagcaaaggaagcaggttgTCGATTTATTAATCTGCAGCCTTCAACATTGACTGATAAATGGTATGGGGAGTCTCAGaaactggctgctgctgtcttctcCCTTGCTGTAAAACTCCAACCTTCCATCATTTTTATCGATGAAATAG ATTCCTTTCTACGAAGCCGTTCAAGTTCTGATCATGAAGCTACAGCTATGATGAAAGCTCAGTTCATGAGTCTGTGGGATGGTCTGGACACTGACTATAGTTGCCAA GTGATAGTGATGGGAGCCACCAATCGCCCTCAGGATCTTGACTCTGCCATTATGAGAAGAATGCCTACAAGGTTTCACATTAACCAACCA gctctgaaacagagagaggcaattttgaaactgattttgaaaaatgaaaat GTGGATAGGCATGTGGACCTCCTGAAAATTGCTAAAGAAACAGATGGGTTTTCAGGAAGTGATTTGAAAGAAATGTGTCGTGATGCAGCACTCCTGTGCGTCAGGGAATATGTTAATTCTACACATGAAGAAAG ccatgATGAAGATGAAATTCGGCCAGTGCAACAGCAAGATCTGCACAGGGCAATTGAGAAGATGAGGAAGTCAAAAGATGCAacacttcagaatgttttgatgCATGTTAGTTTAGACTAA